The Vitis vinifera cultivar Pinot Noir 40024 chromosome 16, ASM3070453v1 DNA segment AATAGATCACATCTCAATGATGGTCAATCACCCAACTGGGCTAagatgaattttaattaatcacttaataaataaattagtattTAATATCACTTGtcattgtataaaataaaaaataatgactgATTTTATTAAGAGTATTAAGAAATTgataaaatgtataatttaatggtgataataattttaaaatattaaagatatgCAGTTATGTTTTCTCATTTATGTGATGGATGAAAGTCAATCAAATTAACCTGTACATGAAGTTAATTTGGAAGAAACTAATCACACTAATTTAGACTACAATCTTAGATGATTTACAATCAAATCACTAcaataaaattgattattagTGACAATAAATTTTGTCGCAGAAGATAATAATATTGTCGCCAAATAAATTTTGCGATGAAAATTCTTTCGTTTCATGGATGTCGCCAATTCCTCGTCGCGAAAAGTTTTagcaacaaattaaatatttcgtCTCGAAAATTatacagagaaaaaaaattgtgtctaataattttttatgatgaaaaaatttgttgctaaatatttaaacttttgtTGCTAAATATACTCAGTGAAAATTAAGTTGTCGCCAATTggtaaaaaaaaccaacaacaaaattgatatttttgttagtaAATAGATTTTGTTACAAAACCCTATTTTGTTACCAATGGttaaggttatatatatatatatatataattttaaattaaatcatatcttattcaattaatattacattgcttaagttttataaaattataacacctgatttaataattaaattatgtgaTAAGATAggtcaaattaatatataattgataatattgccaccaatacaaaagaatatttgttATATCCACATATACAAATAAAGGTACCAAACATTACAatccatatttgaaaaatatgataagttccaaaacaaaaagaaaaataacaaactaaaaatatttacatgtgcaaaattttataaaattaaaaaaacacaagtaaaaaaactaaaatatacaTCAACTCTCGAGGTTTATTTGATGCAATCCATCTAAATCTTGATAAGGATGTGGTAATCAAGGTTCATGAACTCTGACTCTTGATATATCCAAATCTCGAGCCTCATAGTTATGTTCATATTTCAACCTCTATGAAGGCTTGAGCACTTTCTAGCATTAGTTTGCCTTTGTAATTCCAACTCTTTTTCTACAAATAAGGAAAGTCAAATTGTGTGAGATACAAttaattgaataaatgaaaGTTCCATGAatacattcaaataaaatttaaacgtCTAACTCTCatcctatttttattaaatgccTGAGGCACAATGCAAATGTCCAAAGTCCAAAAGCTACAATAATAACCCAAGCCCAATATCTAATATAAATGTTCAAGCCCAATATCCAAAATTCCATACAAATATCCAAAGCCCACATGAAATAGTAATGAGTTCCAAGCCCAAATAACCAATATAAATATCCAAACCTGACAAGCCCAATATACAATACAAATGTTCAAGcccaaatcaaataataataacaataccCAAACCCACTATCCAATATAAATGCCCAAAGtccaaatcaaataataataacaatatccAAGCCCAACATCCAATATAAATATCTCAACccaatattcaataaaaatgtcCAAGCCCAAAAGTCCATACAATTATTCAAAGCCcaaatctaaaaaatgaaaataattaggcccaaatttaatatttcaaattaaaatacaaattcaaTACACAATAATTAATcaatacaaattaaaaacatgttaacttaaaattaaatcattcaaaataaaatcccAAAATCATCTAAATCCAACCCCTTTACACACAATATTCAAATTAACCAAAAACTTAAACACAATATTCAAATCAACATTCAAATTAACCCCAAAATTCACACACAATATTTAAATTAACCAAATATACCCAATGTCCAAATTAACCCAATATCTAAATACAATTATCAAAACAACCCAAAATTTACacaatattaaaatcaaataaatgcaAATTTAACATTAATAATACCCAAAATTAACCAAAAGCCCAAAATCAATAAGTTAAATATCCAAGGCCCAAACCAATGCATATATTAAAGCCCAactgaaataataataacaatactAAGTTCAATATCCAAATCCACAATTATTTCCCAATTAATCACATACCTACTAAAGCAACAGGTTTAAGACTATAAACTAGAAAATGGGTGAAATATTGGAGGAAAAGAGCATTTTATAAGCAGAATTGGGAACTAAAttgaggaaaattttaaaatgctcCTCCCTACATCACCAATCTATCCCAAACTACACATACTCTCTCTTCCCCCTCTACAAACACTGATCTTAAATCTAAAAGTGCAAACACAGCCCCAATTTGCCTTACAATAATCCAACCCATAAGACCATAGAAACATATCAATAAGTCCTATATTACACTGACATACATGAAAATTGACAAAATGAACCTTTCCCAAAGAATCCTAGAATGCAAACTAAATCTCCAAAAttattttgctaaaaaaaattccttcttaTAATAAATTAAGTAAACGGATATAAGAAGTTGTTTTTGTATAATGGTTCAACCAAACCAAATTGTTGAATTAGCCTAGTTTTACAGAGGATTTTGTCTCTTCAGgctccaaatattaaaaatccaagattcaaaatttccttttccacAGCCtatcaaagcaaaaaaaagaagaaggtatatgcattctttttccttagtttctcaacaaccaaagaaaaaagaatcaagATTACAAGCGCTTCAAATCTTGGAGTGAGATAATTGCAGATAAATTAGTTGAATAACACCACAAGAAACTCGAAATTCAACAGAAACAAACATAAATAAGTTCTAAATACAAACATGCATGGCAAAGAACAAAGAAATCACCTTGTGATAGAGTGCTTTCCATGCATTATCATCATTCGCAGCCTTCCGCATTAACGAATTGGTCATCAAAAGCCGGCATAGACTCGGATAATCCAAGTAACTCAGTGCATGAGTCGTAATCTCCGGCACCAACTGCTCCATCATCGAGGCCCCCGTCTGCCGCTCCGATACCACTAGAGCCCTATCTTGCATCTCCTCTGCACCACCGTTCAAGTACGTCGCCGCAGCCGCCATTGCTGGTTGAGAgagtagggtttttttttttttttttttcggggggggggggggagaagaaagaagaatgggagggaaaaggaaaaaagaagggaGGGAAAAAGAGAGGGGGGCGGCGGGAAGTTAGGGTTTTGGAGGAGAAAgtgaggagagagaaaaaataataaaatattaataataagataaagaaaaatgagaaaaagaaaataataataaaaatataaaaatggaataaaataactaataataataataacaaaaaataaacttaaaaagggATGAATGgacaaaaaatatcaaatatatttaaatttgaaatacaaaaataaaaaaatgggttcaaaatcaatacaaaataaaattaagacaaTTTTTGaggtttacaaataataataataataataataatttaaagggATGAGTGGGTCAAAACAatcaaaaatcttaaaattgaaaactaaGTATAAAATTTGGCAGATTTAAAGGGAAGAGTGGgtcaaaacaattaaaagtcttaaaattgaaaattgagtaTAAAATTGGGTTCATAatcaatacaaaataaaattaagacaaattttggggtctacaaatatatttgtcatttatatgtaacatctttatcttttattaatagttttacaaatttatcCTTGATTTTAAATACCTTATTGTTTTTgacacaataaaataattaaataatatgattttaattaataataatgattaagaataataatttatacTACTAAGGGAGGGTATTAGGTCTTAGGAAGGATtaggagaaggaaaaaaaatttcaagattacAAGTGTTAGTATGGAGGAAAGTACATGTAGAGAATACATGGAATATATGTTTATGCTTTATAAGAAAGTAACTAAGGTTAGAATTGAAACGACTAAATTGAATCTTtatataagaatattaaaatcagtaaaattatcaatttgaaatattatataaaaataatttattaattttaaatataaatataacaactTTTGTTTTAGTCTCATTGTAGCATTGTTGGAGATTTTATCAGTAATAGATTAAACTTTCTGAAAGTGGATCAATAATGAATATTATGATAGAAGAGTTACATAATATTagtaataaatgatttttatctttcacTTTATATATGACTAGCTAGACATTTAAAACCTAAACATTTGTGCTagaatacctttttttttttttttgatattattacatttgattatattatgtttagttttaaaatatttaatattaaattaagattcATTTTATAAGTCTTTATATTTAATAGGTGTAATATCATGAAACAAGGTTAGGTTAGCTTGATGGTGGGCAGAGAAGTATTTAAACTTTTGGTTGAGGGTTCGAATCCCCCAACTTTAAAAATTTGGAGCCAAATTTTGGGACGgcggaaaaaaatatattttaaatttaatatttaatcatttttaaatttttagtcctttttaatcctattaaattaatcaatattatatattttatacatataatataaatttaatataatataaatataaaatatgtaatataaaaaaattggattcaaatttcaaattgaattaaaaaaatacatttaatattaaattaagattcatttgattcaattatatttaataatagaaaataaataataattgtatatatatatatatatatttttttttaatttaatatttaataatttttaaatttttagtcctttttaatcctattaaattaattaatattatatatattatatattttataaatatattatatatttaatataaatataaaagaaattgaattcaaattttaaattgaattaaaaaatatttttaatattaaattaagattcatttgattcaattgtatttaataatacaaaataaaatgacgattatatataaat contains these protein-coding regions:
- the LOC104881992 gene encoding F-box protein SKIP8-like, translating into MAAAATYLNGGAEEMQDRALVVSERQTGASMMEQLVPEITTHALSYLDYPSLCRLLMTNSLMRKAANDDNAWKALYHKKKSWNYKGKLMLESAQAFIEVEI